Sequence from the Brachionichthys hirsutus isolate HB-005 chromosome 4, CSIRO-AGI_Bhir_v1, whole genome shotgun sequence genome:
TGAAACCTGGCAGCAACAAGACGAATATGTTAATCTCAATGAAGCGACATATTCCAAGGAGCACAACTAACCTCAGCCACCTTTGCACCTGACATTCAGGTACTTCTCTGACTCCTGGAAAGTGTAAAAGTAATAAGTGTAGTTATTTGTCTTACTTGAGTTTATATAAAGAGTTTCATCATTAGGCCATTTTTACAGTGTTCCTGTAATTGACTTCAAAAAGGACAGCCCGACCTGGTCTCTTCGGGTGGTTGACAAGATATTTGGGtcttgtagggaatttccatattagatgggattccacaatgtgattacatgccgacactgCACCAggcacattctcctcattgactacgcacccacgatggagaacaagaaccagaAGAGGGGTTTAGAAATCCCTTACAGTCTCAATCCAATTGTATGCATTGTATAGCATGGCATTTTCATACAAGCACACACATTAATGcacaaataaagaaatcattACAATGTTGTGGAGTATTCTCCCATCGTTCCACAGctaaaagacatttaaaaaaagagattatttaaaacatattttaaagtgGAAGACTATTCTTGGACTTTGCACTTTCTCTTTGTTCATGAAGCACAAACAAATCTATGAACCGAAGGTCACATTTTATTAGTTAATAATTACCTTTCTACGAGCAGATCCTTTAAAAGCAATCATGTAGCTGCAATCATTCTTCCAGGAAAAAGCACCACCATGAAAGCTGAAGGGCGTCTCTGTGTATGCACGCTGCTGGCACTGTGTTTGACATGGAGCACGGATGGAGGGAACGTTTTGGTGTGGTACACTGAAGGCAGCCACTGGATTAACATAAAGCCTGTGCTGGAGAAGCTGATCGACAGAGGACACCAGGTGACAGTTCTGGTCCCGAGTTCATCAATGTTTATGAATGCCAGTGAGCCTGCTCGCTTTCACTACAAACCCTTCAATGTCTCTGTATCAATGGAGGTCATTGAGGCATTCATGGAAGAATGTCTTCATTTTTCCATATACGAGATGCCTCATATGAACTACTTACAGATATACATCAGATTCATGGAAATGATGGAGGTCAACATCCATTATTCATTGAAGCTTTTGGACGGTGTGCTGAAATCAGACACCATcatgaagaagctgaaggaAGGAAAATATGACCTCCTCCTAGCTGATCCTGTCTTCCCTGGCAGTGACTTAACAGCAAAGATTTTAAGCATCCCCCTGGTCTTCTCCTTGCGGTTTTCCATCGGGAATGTCTTTGAGAGACATTGTGGTCAACTTCCTGCACCACCTTCCTTTGTCCCCGGTGCTATGAGCAAACTGACTGACAAGATGGACTTCTTGGAGAGAGTGTGGAACTTCCTCTTCTATGCACTGCAGGATATTGTGTTGGACAAAGTTTTTTGGAAACAATTAGATAAGTATTACTCTGACATCATAGGTGAGTAACTCAGCTACAAGTAGTAACAGACATTtttatggaaaataaaaaagaacttaAATAGTTTAGGATTTAATTACAGTAACTTGCGTAAATTAATGCTCACCATCTTACCTGCAACATTGGTGCTACTTTTAAATGGGTGACTGATCCATTGCTTGTGACAGGAGCACCAACCAGTGCCTGTGGCATTATCGGCCGAGCAGACATGTGGCTGATCAGAACCTACTGGGACTTTAATTTCCCTCGTCCTCTCCTCCCCAACTTTAAATTTGTTGGTGGGATTCACTGCAGACCTGCTAAACCTTTGCCAGAGGTAGGGCTGTCTCCACTGACACAGATTGATTCATGATTTATTACAACTCCACAATTCTTCTGACAAATACAATGATGAAAATACACAATTACCGCtactttttaaatgaaaattgAAGACGATGCTGGTTGGTTTGCATGTAAACAATGTTTCCTGCTTACAGGATATggaagagtttgtgcagagttcTGGAGATGCTGGCATTGTGGTCTTCAGTTTGGGAACATTTATCCAGAATATCAGCtcagagaagggagacataATAGCCTCGGCGCTTGCTCAGATCCCACAAAAGGTCAGAGGTTTAGGAGACCCTTGCCAGTAGAAATAATACATTACATACCGGTTTGTTCAAATAtaatcaaacaaatgtattacaTATGGCGCAAAAAAAACATTCGATTGTGAGTAAAACTCAATGTAAATACAATATCTAATTTTTTGATATAAATGACGAAACGTACAGGACTTaagacaaagagaaacaatGACGTGTGTGAATGTGATCAATACATTTAGAGAAGGTTTAAGACATTCTGCTAAACTAAAAGAAATTAACTGCCATAAAGGAAAATATGGCTTAGAATGAATGGATGTCCAGTATAAAATGGTTTTACTGCTGTTTATTAGGTGCTGTGGAAATACAATGGAGAAAAACCAAAGAGTCTGGCTGCCAACACGAGAATATATAATTGGATCCCTCAGAATGACCTACTGGGTAAGTTCAACTTCAATAAAGCTGCTGAAATATCCTTTGAAATAGTAGTCTTCATGACTTGTACttttaaatgaaatacattGTCCACCACAGTCATTGATTACTAACGTATTTAATTCTTTTGACATTTCTGAGAAAGCAAATAATTAGGAGACTTTGCACTTGCAATGTAGCTCAGGTAACGCCCATTCCTTTTGATCACCTTTGAAATAATTCTGCACCTGGATTGAGTCAACATGTGATAAATTATATTGATTGGTGATGAATGGACATGATTTGGTAAAGCACATAATTGTCTATATAAAACCTCTCAGCTGACAAAGCATGTGCCCAGAAGTCCAAGAAACTGCTTGTAGAACCCAGAGACAAGATTGAGTGAAGGCATAGATATGAggaaggtaaaaaaagaaagaaaaaactttaGGTTGCACTGAAGGTTTCCAAGACCGCAGTGATGTCCACAATTCTCAAATGGAAGAACCATGCTAACAAGAAATCTGTGTAGAATATAACCAGAACCAGGTCATAGGTCCAGAGTAATCAGCACTACAGACTGGGCCTGGCTCACCTTCTTACAGGTAAATGACACAAGTTGCCAAAATATTCATGAATGTTCTTGAGTAGCACAACCAGAGCATGCATATATTCCACTCAAACACCAGTGGAGAAACCTCAATGTGCAGAATGTCCAGTGACAgtttcattcctcttttctcaagcagacctccacttgtctaaattctcctctacctgctccctgctctcactgaaGATCACAATGtaatctgcaaacatcatattccaaggggcACAACTAAGCTGATTGATTCATACAAAAGAAGATTCTGATGCCAAATGTATTTCAAATAGTTAATAAATCATTGCACCAACATCATATTCAAGCTAGGGTTCTTTTATCATAGTatggagtaaaaataaaaatgacattgttTGCCTAACGttgcaacacaacaacaaacactaCACGTGTTATTATTGTTGGTACCCTATTAGGTCACCCCAAGACCAGAGCTTTCATCACCCATGGTGGCGCTAATGGGATTTATGAGGCTATCTACCACGCTATTCCTATGGTGGGCATCCCGATGGTCGCTGATCAACCAGAAAACATGATCTATATGAAGGCCAGAGGAGCTGCAACTATCGTAGACTTGAACTTGTTGAAGAGTGAAGACCTAAGAGATGCAATCAACACTGTCATCAATGACAAATCGTAAGCACTCTATCCAATCTGCATGGTCTGTTTTCAGGTATTAACACAACATACGCTGAGGGAGAGCATGATCTAATGCAAATGAGAGAGATTACCACTAAACCAGCGGATGGACTTTTCTTCTTgtgtacagctggtcctcacacGTACatgccatttatactgtacatactgtatgtaCGTGCTCCCTCTCAACAGTGCATTCCGCTCCTCGTAATGTTCAGCGATTCCTCGCTGctaaacacaaatattttaatttttgaaATAATTAAGCATTAATTCCCCTATTCACAGGTACAAGGAGAGCGCTATGCGGCTGTCCACGATTCACCACGACCGGCCAGTGAGCCCTCTGGATGAGGCCGTATTCTGGATCGAGTTCACCATGAGAAACAAAGGAGCCAAGCACCTGAGAGTCCAGGCCCATGAGCTTACCTGGTACCAGTATCACAGTCTGGATGTCCTGGTGTTCCTCCTGGCAGTCATTCTGTCCTTCGCACTCCTCCTCATCAAGACCTGTGCATTCTGCTTACGGAGGTGTTGCGGACGCACAGGAAAACCAAAGGCAAAGGCTGAATAACTGGCTGAAGGGAAGCAGTTCACTGTCTGTCCGTTGGTCCTTCTGGAAAAAATTACTTTGTACtaatttgaaaatataaaacaatatgCTAAAATCTGTTTACAATATCTGGtattatagaatatatatatatatatatatatattatggcatgccatAGTAAACCATCCATTACATTTCTATCAATTCACTATGTGCACGCTCTCAATTTCTTATTTCTAACTTTTGTTGAGTGAAGCActgttgctgatggaatttaCCACTGGGATTGATAAAGTACTCTTTGTGACACTCCTCCAAAGACAAAGGCTGAACTGGCTGCTGCTCAACGCATTTGGGAATCAAGAATCTAACAGTTCACTCATTGACCGGTTTTCTTCAGCATCTCATTCTTGTAAACTTTGAAATAACTATCGAGTATTCAGTTTACAGCACTTTTGTTAAACTCTTGTTTTATTGGACAACTTGTCTTGTTTTGTCACTATAAACCTGCTCCTCATTATAGTCCGACACTAGCTGCTCAATAATGATGGCAATTACCTACAGGTGTGCGCAAGATTTGTGACCGCACCTGAGATCAATTTGACATTTAGAGCTGATTTCTTATTGGCTGGTTAAAGCCGggctgaaaacacacagacacacaccacgGGATTTCATTATGTGCCTTTATTTGGTTAATATAGCCCCACCCAACCCTTCCAGTCTTCCTCAGACAACCGTTCAATGGCCAATATTTTTCTTGTGGACACATTGGCTGAAGATTAAACTGAATAAAGCAAAGTAATCCGATAACGTAAAtccactaataataataataaatcaactGACATAACCAGCCTTGAAAATAAACAACTCCAATGTCCTCAGAACAAAAGCAAATGATCCTGAAACGGGTAAGACATTCCAACTTGTATAACAGCATAATGTGTGTGATGGTGACCAtgctttaatttcatttttttagttTTCCATCTTCTTTGACCTTCCATAACATGAGCTCCATGCAGGCGGCGGCATCCTCTGCAGTGTCATGGCCACAAACTGGGAGAAACATTGATACAGTGCTTTGACTATTTAAAAGTAGTTCCACATTTAAATAGTATGGTGGCTGCAGCTTTAACCCACCACTCTCCTGAATGATCCTCCTCAGGTATTCAGCAGTGAGGTTGTTCAGGGTCAGCTTGTGAGGGGGACCCAGACGGTGGGGGAAGACAACTGATGTGTCTACCACCAGCCCATGGAGCAACTAGAGTGAAGAGGCAGGTATCTGAAGCACTTACTACTGCTCAACCCTCTGAGCAATAACCATTACGCAAGGAAAAATTACAGACATTTCATGCATCTTACACCAAACGATGGGCAGCCTAAAGTAACTTTCTCCTCAGAGGACATCACGCACAATATGCTGCATAGAATATCATCAAGTGCAACTTTTTAATTCCATCCCAACACTGGGATTTATTTGAGGGACAACAGCATTCATTTGGAAGCCATACCTCCTAAAGTTCAAACAAGCAAAACCTGCATTTAAACCACTTTAATTCATAATAATGCTCTTGAGAAATATTTGTTGTTCATTCATTCGAATAATATTTGTCCCTGATGGCGTATTAGTGTTAATTTCTGAGGAACtaaaacaaatctttttttatataaactgAGGTTAGAACAGCTGTTAAAACTGATGGAGGCAAAAATGATCATCATTATTTAGCAAGATACACTGCAACGAGTTCTAAACACTCGGCCCATGAATGGTCTAGAATGTACAAACTTCCATAAAAGTCCACCTCCTCACTAAtggaaacatttgaaaacttcacttaaaaaataaataaataaaaaaaaagaaccacatCGCATCCATTGGATAATGCTGAAAATGATTTTGCGGTGGCCATTTTAAAATCTGACTGACTTTCGGCTCCAAACCTCCTAAGCAAACATGGTCACAGCTTGCTCTTGGAAAGCCCTGGGTTTGTTCAAAAATCACAGGTTAGACATGGATGCAGTTGAAATGACGCGAGCAGCTTATTCCAGTAATCACCTTCAGGGCACAGAGGTCCGTCTCCAGGCCGTGTCCAACCAGAATGGTGTCGCAGCTAATGAAGCTCAATAAGGTCTGCTGCACCTCCCTCAGGGAGGCATGGTTATCCTTCACATCTTCCTCACTGATGCCTGAAAACCTTAAGTGTCACACAAGCTTTCAATAGAGCAGATGGcaggttaaaataaatatttgatttgtaGAAATGAAAGTTAGTCATTATCATTGATCATCGTCCATCATCTTTTATATTGCAAAGCGAACATCGAGTGTCGTTCACCTATTGGCAAGAACATTTGCTTCAAGTGTGTATTCATATTATTTCTAAATTACAGTACTGGTATTTCAATGCGTTTCAGTTTTCCCATCAGCTTTACTTTCATGGAGAAATGTATGGAGGGTTCTGGGATTacagaaataatttaaataGGTTTTCAAAGcatctactactactgctgtactttctgcttgtcccgtaaggggtcgccacagcaaatcaacttcctCCACCTCACCCCGTCCTCCCAAACGCCAgttactctcatgtcctccctcactccgtccatgcatcttctcctgggtcgacctcgagccccgttccctggcagttccatcctcagcgtccttctagcGATATAGTCCCCATCTCTCAAACTCACCAGTCTATCCGACACGCGATTCACCTCCagaacactctgcacaaactcttccttcacGCTAACCCCTACTCCATCTGTTATGTCTTCCTTATTTACATTGGTCTGCATAATTTATCGTGGCAACtctttcgccggatgccattcctgatgcaacgctctgcatttatccaggcttgagaccggcacaaggggaAAAGCATGGAATATAAAATCCAGTCAAATATCAAACATTACCTTGTGTTATAGTCGATGACCTCATGATCAGGCATGACAAAGGTGTCATAGATTACTTGCAGACTCGAGTTAACCAATGTCACTCTGGACAGCTCCAGACCATGAATGGTATAACACTAAGATGACAAAGAGCGGTGCATAAATTGTAGAGATAATTGTTTTGCCATCAGGAACATGTAGGCACATAGTGTCAGCAAGTAACTACTTTGGTTTATTTGTATTCAGAAAAGCTGAAAACGGTTCAAGTTTGTTATTCAGGTTTGTCCACTTCAGAAACAAGCTCAATTCACACTGCTGCATACCAGTTTTCATATCAACTTCAGATGCAAGTACTTTAAATGAGGTGGTTCTCCAAATATAGAAcccattttaaaaaaaaacaacaaccatgaCCACCTCAAATtagccatcatcatcaccgtttcACAATCCAAGGAGTAGACTCCAGGACAGCCCGTATCCGAGGCATCTCTGGGGACAGTCGACACAAACCCATCCAGGCTGAGCAAATTGTGAACGTGCAGCTGGTGAAGAACAAGCaggaaataatatatttatataccatCTGGAACATTTAAAGATGGCAAAGGAGATTAAACCGTAAAAAGTCTGAATAAATCATTCCCTACCATAAACACCTGACATCCAGGTGCGCCCATGACTCCCTCACAGCAACTGTAGCGGGTCTCCACCCCCCCCGGAACTGTTGAGTTTAAACCGTAGAATCAGCGAGGACACTTGCCCACCGAGATGATTTTAAAGGCAAACACTACTGGTTACCTCTTTTCTTTACTCCTTTTCCATAGTGGTAATTACATTCCTCCTTACGGATGTGTTTGCCCATGTGGCTCACGGAGTACGTAGCGCCACATCGACAGCAGATCCTCTTTAGCGCTTCAACCGGAGAAACAGAAAAACGCACATCACTCGTGTGAAACCGACAGAAAACTCAAGCATGATGGGAAGCACATGCCAAGTCTGCCCTCTAGTGACGTAATGCAACAGCATCAAACTTGGCTGCAGCTGAAGTGTGAGGTTTCACTTACGGTCTGTGCTGCATTTTTTATTGTCGGCAAAAAGAACGGCACCGCCAGGATTCTCTGGATGCTGGACCGGATAGTTGCTCTCGATCAGCCTGTCCTCAGTCAAAATATAGTCCCTCAAACTCTCATAAAATAGCATATCACCTGCTGGAAATACAAAATTCATCCAAACGTTCTCCaaatatttgaatgaaatgacaaatgttttcAATCGATTCTCCTCACCATGTCTTTTAAACTTCTTGAGGTTAAGTGGAATGTTGCCTTTCAGCCTTTGGCTGTTGGTCTCACTTTGATCTGCAACAAAGACAGAACGAATGAATGACATACCGATGAATTAAATGAGTTTTCCAGAGGCTCTCTCACCTTTAACAGTAACAGCACTTTGGTTCTTCAGCCTCTTTAGTGCGTTCACTGCAATGCTCAGATATTTGAGCTTGTTCACGCTGCGATTGTAAACGGTCCTCTCTTCTGCAAGTGCCTGTCAAAAACACCAGGGGCAACGCTGTAATAAAAGAGTATCTGAACAGTAGCCTCTCAGTGAGGATGATATCGAGTGGCACAATCTCACCTTCTCGAAGGCGTCGTTAACACTGGCTGTGGTTTTGAAGAACTCCTCTGTGAACATGTTGACGTAACGCTGTCTGACGTCGTGCGGCACTTTCTCTTTAACGACTTCACATTGCTGCTTCAGTTTACGTTTAGTAGCTACCtgcttaaaaatatatatatatatatatatacacacacacaattagcCACAGCAAATGTGGCTTAACAAAGGCTGCTTTTTACTATTCACCTTAACAGTAGCATTGAGACCAGAGGAAGTGGCTGGATTCAAATGGGCCGAGGAAGAGGTCAGTGTGGGTTTTCGTACTGGAGCAGGAATAATCAAAGGTGCTGACGTGCGATGTCTCTGCACAGAGGAAACTGCAGGTGGATGGTAGGTCTGTTTCACAGCGACGGCACTCGCTTGTACCGGTCGAACCGGGGTTAGCAGTGAAGTCGCCGGGACTGAACCAGACGCAATAGGAAGAGCGAAGGCGCCCCCTGGTAGGATAAAGTGCAAGTTGTTGCCCACTTCTATCACAGTCGTTCCCACAGGTATGCAGTTCATGTAAGCTGTggaagggaagaaaaaaataggTTCCATGAAAAGTTTAGAGAGAAACGACACGATGTGTAGGTCAAGTTGTTTTACTAAAGGTTAACGTCAAGTTTGACGAGAAGAAGCATATTAGcaccaagaaaaaaaatcagcctTCAATTTTGgcatttgaataaaataagCTCACCCTTTTGTGCAGGAGCAGCCGGCAGGAGTTCAGAGGGGTCGGCCGTGGCAGCGGGCACCTTATCTGTGTCTGGCCTCCTTTGACATGCTGAAGAAACTGAAGCCTGGCCTCCTTCAACTGACGCAGGCAGGAGAGAGACTTTCTGGTGCGCCTGCTGGATCCTGGATGCGATAGAAGGCTGGGAGGCAAATCCTGACGCCACAGGCAGGCGGCGGGGAACCAGCACCTGAGGCTGAGGCCTGCTCTTAGCCAACGGCTGCTGAACAGGGAACACCAATCAAAAAATGTGCTCATTATAATTTCAGCTCCCCATTCTTGTTTGTAGGTTGGAGAGGGGAATCCACCAATAAAAGATGGCCTCTTGTGACCTCAAATATTTTTACTACGTTTCTATGGTTGATTACATTGCATCACATTTTGATAACACATTTTTCTAACCATGACATGTTAACAGTAGCTGGTAATTCAGACAAACCATATATAATTCATAGATAAAATGGAAAAAGtgcacacatttgcattttcttttttatgcaaTTTTGTGACCATTTTTTAGCAACTCTTAATCAAGACTTTGATTTGTGGCACCTACCTCTGAATGTTGGGCCTCGTGAGCCACCCTCTTCTTTCCTGACAATTCTTGGGATTTGAAATTCAAGTCAGGCTTCTCCACGGCCACACTTCCAacctaaatttaaaaaaaatgaagactAAGCTCTTCACTGAGGACAATCCTGCATCTGCGATCTGGGGTGTCTCCATCATACTTACAGACGCATTCGGCTGCTTACTtcccttttcattttcctccatGAAGATCCTGAAGCATTCCTCCATCGGGTCACTGTCAGACAGCTCCATTTCTGAATAGTTGAGCTCGTCAGAGCTGGAATCGATTGTACCTTCATCATTCACTTTCTCCAAATCTTGCTCATTTGATGCAGGCTGTGATTCAACTCCGACCTTCAAACTCGATGCCGACAGATTTTGTTGGGTGCTGGCGGACGCCGGCTCCACCAGCTTCAGGTGGCTTCCAGGTGGAGCTCGGTCGACACCGGCGTTACTCTGCATTTTGGGGGGGATTTTGCTTGATATTTTCTGGATGGGCAGCAGCGCTAATGGTACATTTGCAGAAGACCACTGATTACTAGACATGTTCTGAACTGCCGGTTCCGTCGTCTGTGCTTGCTTGATGCGTTCCCTGCATCGGGAGTCAAAGTAAGCGGCCCCCGCTTTAGAAAAATGAGAATTGTTAGGTAGAAAATTAGATGTGGTCTGTTGGGGGGTTTCGTCATCGTGATTGATCGC
This genomic interval carries:
- the zgc:152968 gene encoding RNA exonuclease 1 homolog, whose protein sequence is MFPSSGLFADINCPFSQPGLCERPHCLYEHVKELRDMVGASDNSSIIEFPGFQNDSLHADAGAPVNEKMKDQCLQELERINKEIESVRHEVEQEQRRLSHYQTVQADDRVPAVRSSDSAFETVGKNVRSSYGYSACADDAKTHPGASKYVVDNSKPRTDLEYDPLSNFSADLRSCSSAGKDHRWKMGRNATPCNQKKPVPDRPQFDQFPLEDSNGDDVLIIDIPPLPAKKVARVQRPPDSLKDAIKDSKKVEAMPSLLDSPHRRVAKGTFPPASATRSNADGRATGFPGCSKALQSDTQRKTHFQIVEKEADKGLEPASPATPHEHDQSDLVVTPYDAINHDDETPQQTTSNFLPNNSHFSKAGAAYFDSRCRERIKQAQTTEPAVQNMSSNQWSSANVPLALLPIQKISSKIPPKMQSNAGVDRAPPGSHLKLVEPASASTQQNLSASSLKVGVESQPASNEQDLEKVNDEGTIDSSSDELNYSEMELSDSDPMEECFRIFMEENEKGSKQPNASVGSVAVEKPDLNFKSQELSGKKRVAHEAQHSEPLAKSRPQPQVLVPRRLPVASGFASQPSIASRIQQAHQKVSLLPASVEGGQASVSSACQRRPDTDKVPAATADPSELLPAAPAQKAYMNCIPVGTTVIEVGNNLHFILPGGAFALPIASGSVPATSLLTPVRPVQASAVAVKQTYHPPAVSSVQRHRTSAPLIIPAPVRKPTLTSSSAHLNPATSSGLNATVKQVATKRKLKQQCEVVKEKVPHDVRQRYVNMFTEEFFKTTASVNDAFEKALAEERTVYNRSVNKLKYLSIAVNALKRLKNQSAVTVKDQSETNSQRLKGNIPLNLKKFKRHAGDMLFYESLRDYILTEDRLIESNYPVQHPENPGGAVLFADNKKCSTDPLKRICCRCGATYSVSHMGKHIRKEECNYHYGKGVKKRVPGGVETRYSCCEGVMGAPGCQVFMLHVHNLLSLDGFVSTVPRDASDTGCPGVYSLDCETCYTIHGLELSRVTLVNSSLQVIYDTFVMPDHEVIDYNTRFSGISEEDVKDNHASLREVQQTLLSFISCDTILVGHGLETDLCALKLLHGLVVDTSVVFPHRLGPPHKLTLNNLTAEYLRRIIQESVCGHDTAEDAAACMELMLWKVKEDGKLKK
- the LOC137918149 gene encoding UDP-glucuronosyltransferase 2A1-like, whose translation is MKAEGRLCVCTLLALCLTWSTDGGNVLVWYTEGSHWINIKPVLEKLIDRGHQVTVLVPSSSMFMNASEPARFHYKPFNVSVSMEVIEAFMEECLHFSIYEMPHMNYLQIYIRFMEMMEVNIHYSLKLLDGVLKSDTIMKKLKEGKYDLLLADPVFPGSDLTAKILSIPLVFSLRFSIGNVFERHCGQLPAPPSFVPGAMSKLTDKMDFLERVWNFLFYALQDIVLDKVFWKQLDKYYSDIIGAPTSACGIIGRADMWLIRTYWDFNFPRPLLPNFKFVGGIHCRPAKPLPEDMEEFVQSSGDAGIVVFSLGTFIQNISSEKGDIIASALAQIPQKVLWKYNGEKPKSLAANTRIYNWIPQNDLLGHPKTRAFITHGGANGIYEAIYHAIPMVGIPMVADQPENMIYMKARGAATIVDLNLLKSEDLRDAINTVINDKSYKESAMRLSTIHHDRPVSPLDEAVFWIEFTMRNKGAKHLRVQAHELTWYQYHSLDVLVFLLAVILSFALLLIKTCAFCLRRCCGRTGKPKAKAE